One segment of Pseudomonas asgharzadehiana DNA contains the following:
- the ispE gene encoding 4-(cytidine 5'-diphospho)-2-C-methyl-D-erythritol kinase: MSVDKLTLPSPAKLNLMLHILGRREDGYHELQTLFQFLDYGDELTFAVRDDGMIQLHTEFDGVPHDSNLIVRAAKKLQEQSGCSQGIDIWIDKILPMGGGIGGGSSNAATTLLGLNHLWQLGWGQDRLAALGLTLGADVPVFVHGHAAFAEGVGEKLTPQFPEEPWYVVLVPQVSVSTAEIFSDPLLTRNSSPIKVRPVPKGNSRNDCLPVVARRYPEVRNALNLLGKFTEAKLTGTGSCVFGGFPSKAEADKVSALLTETLTGFVAKGSNVSMLHRKLQSLL, encoded by the coding sequence GTGAGCGTAGACAAACTGACTCTGCCCTCCCCGGCCAAACTGAACCTGATGCTGCACATTCTGGGGCGCCGCGAAGACGGCTACCACGAGTTGCAGACGCTGTTTCAATTTCTCGACTATGGCGATGAGCTGACCTTCGCCGTACGCGACGATGGCATGATCCAACTGCACACCGAATTCGACGGCGTGCCCCACGACAGCAATCTGATTGTGCGGGCGGCAAAAAAACTTCAGGAACAATCCGGCTGTTCGCAGGGCATCGACATCTGGATCGATAAAATCCTGCCGATGGGTGGCGGGATCGGCGGGGGCAGCTCAAATGCCGCGACCACCCTGCTGGGTCTCAACCACTTGTGGCAACTGGGCTGGGGCCAAGATCGCCTGGCCGCGCTGGGCCTCACGCTGGGCGCCGATGTCCCGGTTTTCGTGCATGGGCATGCGGCTTTTGCCGAGGGCGTAGGGGAGAAACTTACCCCGCAATTCCCCGAAGAGCCGTGGTATGTCGTGCTTGTCCCGCAAGTATCTGTAAGTACAGCAGAAATTTTTTCAGATCCGTTGTTGACACGTAACTCTTCTCCCATTAAAGTGCGCCCCGTTCCCAAGGGAAACAGTCGAAATGACTGCTTACCGGTTGTAGCAAGGCGTTATCCAGAGGTACGTAACGCTTTGAATTTGTTAGGTAAATTTACCGAAGCAAAATTAACCGGAACTGGAAGTTGTGTGTTTGGGGGCTTCCCAAGCAAAGCTGAAGCTGATAAAGTCTCGGCCCTTCTTACAGAGACCCTTACAGGGTTTGTAGCAAAGGGAAGCAACGTTTCGATGTTGCATCGCAAGCTGCAAAGTCTGCTCTAA